From the genome of Natrinema marinum:
CGGCATTTTTATCCGACAATCGCCCACCTACGGGCATGACTGTACGCGTCGACCGGTCGTTCGAAGTAGCCGCGTCGCCGGAACGAGTCTGGGAGTTCATCGCCGACCCGTCGAACCGGGCCCAGGCCATCAGCGTCGTCGAAGAGTACTCCGTGGACGATCCCGCCGGCCGGCGGGCCACCTGGCACGTCGAACTCCCCATCCCGCTCGTGCGCAAGACGGTCAGCGTCGACACCGAAGACGTCACCCGGACGCCGCCTGAGTACGTCAAATTCGTCGGCCGATCGAAAGTGCTGAAAGTCACCGGTGAACACGAGATCGTCGAGACCGACGAGGGCGCACGCCTCGAGAACCGTTTCGTCGTCGACGGCAAACTACCGGGCGTCGAGAAGTTCTTCAAGCGGAATCTCGACTCGGAACTCGAGAACCTCCAGCGGGCGCTCGAGCGCGACCTCCGGACGACACAGTAACGGTGGTGGAGCGGCCACTGTCGGCACATGATCCTCGCGACCGACGGCGGAGACGGCGACGACGGGAGCGCTGACGGCGACGCGCTGACGCTCGCGCTCGCACAGATCCGCGTCGAAGCTGGTGAGGTCGAGGCAAATGTCGAGCGAGCGCTGTCGGCGGTCGCGCGGGCCGCCGAGCGCGGCGCGGACCTCGTCGCGCTCCCCGAACTGTTCAACGTGGGTTATTTCGCGTTCGACCTCTACGCGCGCAACGCCGAACCGTTCGGCGGCGAGACCTTCACCCGACTCCGTGAGGCCGCGTCCGAACACGGAATCGCCGTCCTCGCGGGCAGCATCGTCGAGGACCTGGCGGCGACCGAGGCCGTCGACACGCCAGCCGACGAAGGGCTGGCCAACACCGCCGCGCTGTTCGACGCCGCCGGCGACCTGCGACTCGTCTACCGGAAACACCACCTGTTCGGCTACGAGTCGGCCGAGTCGGAACTGCTCGTCCCCGGCGAGCGCCTCGAGACGGCGACGATCGGCGGCCTCACCGTCGGCGTGACGACCTGTTACGACCTGCGGTTCCCGGAACTCTACCGACAACTCGTCGACGACGGCGTCGAACTACTTCTCGTCCCGAGCGCGTGGCCCTACCCCCGCATCGAGCACTGGAAGACCCTCTCGCGGGCTCGCGCGATCGAGAACCAGGCCTACGTCGCGACGATCAACGGTTCTGGCGCGTTCGAGGATGCCACGCTGCTCGGGCGCTCGAGCATCTACGATCCGTGGGGCGTCTCGCTGGCCTCGAGCGGCGATGAACCGGCGCTGGTGACGACCGAGGTCGATCCGGCGACGGTCGCGGCGGTCCGCGCGGAGTTTCCGGCGCTGCGGGATCGTCGACTGTAACGGTTGCTCGTCGCCGCTGTGCAGAGCAGCCCGCAGGTTGTTGTGACGATCACGTTTTAGTCTACCGGTCGCTCAAACGTTCGTTTCACCAAAAATGGCTTGTATCCTTTCACCGTCTCGAACGATATGAAACGCCGCGGCTACGTGGCTGCGCTCGGTGCGAGCGTCGCGTCGCTCGCGGGACTCACAGCGTTCGCGAAGCCAGACCTCCTGTTGACGCTGGGGAAAGGAACGCGAGGAACCGGTGACGACGTTTCGGTCACGAAGTCGATCGACGGGGAGGAGGTTTCGTACCTCGAGGAAACGAACGAGGTCCGGTATCCGACCGCCTACGCCGGGGGAGAACCGCAGCGATACGCTACGGAGGATTTCCGGACGTGGGCGAAACGCAGGTCCGCACCCGTCGGTTCGACGGCGGTGCTGTCGACTATCGAGGACCGGTTGGCCGTCCCCGTCGACGGAGTCGGAAAGAGTGTGGGGAGGCGGGTACTCAGCACGGTGATATTCGTCGAGTATCTCCTCCCGCGCGAGGAAAACGGCTACCCGCCGGACTTGTCGTTTCAGAAGGTGGCTTCGGCGACGCCCCGCACGGTCCACGCTACGGTGGTGCTGGAAGGGAAACAGTACACCAGGGCAGTTCCGGTGATCGCGCGACGGAGCAATCAGGGGCAACCGAATTGACTGCCCGACTCGAGCGGCGACCGTTCGGTGCCGACCGGGTCGGCCATCGACCGCTGACTTTTTATTTCGGCGCGCCTTTACTCCGGATGCCGGCAACAGGCGCTTTTCACGTCTACACCGGCACTGCGCGTCGCTCCGGCCCGTCGCACGCGCTCGGCTCCCGGGACCGAGCGCAACGCCCGCATCCGTCACCTCGCCTCGTCCCACCTTTCGCCCCTTTCGCTTTCGGACAGCTCGAGCGAGAGCGATGTCACGCGGAAACAGTTCTAGTTGCCGTGTTTACAGATCGCCGGGCGGATATCAGAACGGGAAGCCGCCGTAGCGCAGGTAGACCATATCGAGGACCAAGAGCAGCTGGAAGAAGCCCTGTACGCCGCCGAGCATGGCGTTTTGCTGGCCGATCGCGGCGATGACCGACGGGTCGGGGTTGGCAGAGCGCATCTCCCGGTACATCCGGAGTTCGCCAGGCAGCAGGAAGCCAAAGCCCTGGACCGAGAGGATCGTGACGATGCCGAGCGCGACGGCGATCGCCGGCTCGGTCATCGCGAACTGGCCGCTAGTGAGCGCGACCCAGGCCAGCGAACCGACCGTCACGATGGCGAACGGGAGCTGCCAGCGCCGGTCATCCCAGGCGTTCAGTCGCCAGCCGAGCAACAACAGGATCGGGATCAGGTTCACCGCGGTAAACAGCGCCAGCCACGGCTCGGCGTGGGGAAACATCCCGATGCGCTGGGCCAGCGTGATGCCGCCGGCGATCGTGACGAACGCCAGCGACGGCAACAGAAACGCCGTCTTGGGCGTGAGCCGCTGGAACACGGCCGAACTCTGCTCGTCGTCGAGGCCGCCGATCACCGGGCCGAGCACGGTTCCGATGAAGATGTCGAACCCCGTCCAGAGCACCCCCGCCATCACGTGGACGTAGGTGTGTTGCTGGACCGTCCCCATCGTCACCGCGTAGCCGAGCGCGGCCAGCGGCACCGCGATGACGGCCACCGCGAAGGCCGGATTCGCTCGCACCCCCAATCCCTTGATCGTACCGCGAACCGTCGACGTCGACATACGCGCCAACTCCTACCACAACTCCTTAAATGATGTCGCTCGAGCAACTGCTTCCGAAATATTTCGGTCGGTAACGGAGCCGAGACCGGCGTCTCGCTCCTTTATCGGTCCCGATCGACGGTCTCGCCAGGTCTCGTCGTCGCGCCCGTGTCGAGTTTCAGTCCGGGCGAGAGACTCGAGTTGATCCCCGTCTTGACGCCGTCGCCGGCGACGACGCCGAACTTGCGTCGGCCCGTCGACACCCGATCGCCTTTGACAGTAAACCGGATATCGGCGTCGTCGTGGCGCAGGTTCGCGACGTTCGTTCCCGCACCGAAGTTGACGTTCTGACCCAGTACGCTGTCGCCGACGTACGAGAGGTGACTCACCGAGGTTCCCCGCGAGATAACGCTATTCTTTACTTCGACGGCGTGACCGATCTCGGCGTCCGGCCCGATCAGCGTCGCGCCACGCACGTAGGCGTTCGGTCCGATTTCGGCCCCCTCGCGGATCAGTGCGGGTCCCTCGATCACGACGCCGGGCTCGACGGTCGCGCCGTCCTCGACCACGACGTCGCCCTCGAGCCGTGCGTCCTCGCTCACGTCGCCGTCGATCCGGCGCTCGAGGGCGGCGAGTTTCCACTCGTTGGCCTCGAGCAGTTCCCACGGCCGGCCCACGTCGAGCCACCGCTCGAGCGTGACGGGCGTGACCGCGAACTCGTCGATGACGTGGGCGAGAACGTCCGTAATCTCGTGTTCGCCGCGTTCGCTTTCGGGCACCTCGAGCCACTCGCGGGCCTCGGCGGGAAAGGCGTACGCGCCGGCGTTGGCGAGGTTCGTCGGCGGGTCGGCCGGTTTCTCGACGATCTCCGTCACCCGGTCGGCCTCGCCGTCCGCGCCGGCGGTGCTGAGCACGCCGTAGTTGCTCGGTTCCGCGACCTCGATCGCGCAGACGGCCGGACAGGCGTCGAACAACCGATCGATCGCGGCGGGATCGTAGAGGTTGTCCCCGTTCAGGACGGCGAATGGGCCCTCGAGGTGGTCGGAGGCCGCGTTGACCGCGTCGGCCGTTCCGGCCTGGTCCTCCTGGACGGCGTAGGAGATCGGCACGCCGCGGTACGCGGCGCCGAAGTAGTCTCGAACCGTCTCGGCCTCGTAGCCGATCACGAGGACGATCTCGTCCGCACCAGCGTCGACGGCCGCGTCGACCGTGTGCGCGGCGAGCGGTCGATCGGCGACCGGGAGCATCGGCTTCGGTACCGATTCCGACAGCGGTCGCATTCGAGTACCCTGGCCCGCCGCGAGAACGACAGCCTTCATGTGTC
Proteins encoded in this window:
- a CDS encoding SRPBCC family protein yields the protein MTVRVDRSFEVAASPERVWEFIADPSNRAQAISVVEEYSVDDPAGRRATWHVELPIPLVRKTVSVDTEDVTRTPPEYVKFVGRSKVLKVTGEHEIVETDEGARLENRFVVDGKLPGVEKFFKRNLDSELENLQRALERDLRTTQ
- a CDS encoding carbon-nitrogen family hydrolase, translating into MILATDGGDGDDGSADGDALTLALAQIRVEAGEVEANVERALSAVARAAERGADLVALPELFNVGYFAFDLYARNAEPFGGETFTRLREAASEHGIAVLAGSIVEDLAATEAVDTPADEGLANTAALFDAAGDLRLVYRKHHLFGYESAESELLVPGERLETATIGGLTVGVTTCYDLRFPELYRQLVDDGVELLLVPSAWPYPRIEHWKTLSRARAIENQAYVATINGSGAFEDATLLGRSSIYDPWGVSLASSGDEPALVTTEVDPATVAAVRAEFPALRDRRL
- the glmU gene encoding bifunctional sugar-1-phosphate nucleotidylyltransferase/acetyltransferase translates to MKAVVLAAGQGTRMRPLSESVPKPMLPVADRPLAAHTVDAAVDAGADEIVLVIGYEAETVRDYFGAAYRGVPISYAVQEDQAGTADAVNAASDHLEGPFAVLNGDNLYDPAAIDRLFDACPAVCAIEVAEPSNYGVLSTAGADGEADRVTEIVEKPADPPTNLANAGAYAFPAEAREWLEVPESERGEHEITDVLAHVIDEFAVTPVTLERWLDVGRPWELLEANEWKLAALERRIDGDVSEDARLEGDVVVEDGATVEPGVVIEGPALIREGAEIGPNAYVRGATLIGPDAEIGHAVEVKNSVISRGTSVSHLSYVGDSVLGQNVNFGAGTNVANLRHDDADIRFTVKGDRVSTGRRKFGVVAGDGVKTGINSSLSPGLKLDTGATTRPGETVDRDR